The Spinacia oleracea cultivar Varoflay chromosome 2, BTI_SOV_V1, whole genome shotgun sequence DNA segment gcggcacgcatgtttggccggccagtccatttgacgagcatgtctagcggcaatcatacctattgattgacttgcgccaatcaatatcgttatagacatgcTCGCCAAAGAAGGCGACGACCACAGTGGGGCCTagcacatgctcagttgccagcggcaccaaccacttggaaacaaaggttgtccgctcaaaagttcagcggcacgattaacttcgaaacaaaggttgtttgctcaaagttaggcggcacgaacgtttggccgtacagtccatttgacgagcatgtctagcggcaatcatacctattgattgacttgcgtcaatcaatatcgttatagacacgctcgccaaagaaagtgacgaccaaagtagggcctagcacatgctcagttgccagcggcaccaaccacttggaaacaaaggttgtccgctcaaaagttcagcggcacgattaacttcgaaacaaaggttgtttgctcaaagttaggcggcacgaacgtttggccgtacagtccatttgacgagcatgtctagcggcaatcatacctattgattgacttgcgtcaatcaatatcgttatagacacgctcgccaaagaaagtgacgaccaaagtagggcctagtgcatactcagttgcctgcggcatcaacgtgcttagtgtacacTCGGTTGCACcttggcaatcatacctattgattaagcctattaagcctattgattaaggaataatcaaattatgaagagcaagtaaatgcgagataagagaaacatcaaaaaacctatttacttataaaacaacgcccgtagaaaggcgtgtaaaAGTAGCTCAGAATTCTTGAccataaaaaagaaagaaaattgttgtgtgctcagcaggcacaatgatacagacgccatcagcgccaaaactttacaacataattgtttttgcccttaggcacgggaacgcttgaataaaattttaaaaaagcaggaaaggaagcaaatcagggagcggccgcatcgtcctcgtcatcagatgatacaaactcagggggcggctgaccaagacgttcagcagccaacacagcggcactgtgctccattcgccgctggaaccacccaagatcatactctgacatgtggctctcccaggcgtgcttaacagcgtccttggtcgcttgttccccctgatcataggattccagaagacgctcacgcaaggtgcgaacttgcgatctggccgtctctagctccccacgaagatgctcggcttcctcagccgcctctttgacctgagggtactcccgcaactggtcctgaagcgcccgtatttccgccgccgctgtcttggcctcctcgaccattgccaccatgtccttgtcctgcgccaagatcttcttaagcagctcggccttgtcagatctcaacgcagccacctccttcgcttgaaggtctatggtcgtctgcatctgcaggcggacctcttcaatggacttgaacgcatagtcgccatggtgggtggactcagccacctgagctttgagctcctcagcagtgcgggtcttccaactcttgcagaattccatgcggcagaacaactgcaaaagaagctacatattagtaaatgactctaaaagagaagacaagtacaagcaagttggaaatagacttacgtcgagaagagtggcctggatcgcaccaaactgggcgtcagtcttgcggccaggaagagaagcaacatactctgcggggacggccttaaaaaccttgcggcatatagccaccctatcctttgacgaatagtggggagtagcaggtacgttctcatcctcggcagcagctgcatccttccctttgtctttggctataggaaaaacaacggccttaggatgacgcggagagtaagaagaactgccagaggaggctcgatacgtctgaacgacgttcgaataatacttaccgcccgaagacctagctcggcgggccacctccgccggtatctgagagcggacgtcggccgggattcccgaaagagggtcctccagctcgtccggatgcccaccggacctcgatttggacaccaagtccaccaccagagacggcttgtccacgcccatctcttcgtcatcagggcatcccccctcagcaaccttcgactcgtctttcttcacgagacggcgaggtaggggttttggcttcttgaaggtactcggagtctccgagccagccggcacagctctcttcttcagctgggacagagtcgtccccttcttcttccctgacgccctagccgcgtccttagcttgctaaaaaagaaaggacagtcaaatattaggcctcgtcatctatcgcaagtcactcaccatatagtggctcgtcattaaaaaggacgcccatcttaaaaatgacggcGTACctgatcaatcacaagtcactcaccatgtagtggctcgtcattaaaaaggacgcccatctcaaaaatgacgaggcgtacctcatcaatcacaagtcactcaccatgtagtggctcgtcattaaaaaggacgcccatctcaaaaatgacgaggcgtacctcatcaatcacaagtcactcaccatgtagtggctcgtcattaaaaaggacgcccatctcaaaaatgacgaggcgtacctcatcaatcaccagtcactcacagaacagtggctcgtcattaaaaaggacgcccgtctcaaaaatgacgaggcgtacctcatcaatcacaagtcactcacagaacagtggctcgtcattaaaaaggacgcccgtctcaaaaatgacgaggcgtaccttttcaatcacaagtcactcacagaacagtggctcgtcattgaaaaaggacgcccgtcttaaaaatgacggggcgtaccttatcaatcacaagtcattaaatagtggctcgtcattgaaaaaggacgcccgtcttaaaaatgacggggcgtaccttatcaatcacaagtcattaaatagtggctcgtcattaaaaaaggacgcccgtcttaaaaatgacgaggcgtaccttatcaagtgcaacACTCATATAAAAATGGCTCGTCataaaaaaggacgcccgtctcgaaaatgacgaggcgtaccctatcaaccacgagtcacttgtaaaaaaggggtgggggtggcccgtcttaaaaggtgacgaggcgcaccttggcaaccACAGGAAAAACACTCACAaaggggcccgtcattaaaaagtgacgaggccaaCATTAGCAAACATGGGTCACATGTCAGGAtatcggctcgtcactaaaTAGACGTCCACTATAGACAATGGACGAAGGaagcttaacttgcaaaaaacaacctaagagaatactcaccttctcctccaactcggccttggctttctgcatcttggcctcatagatgtccgccatccaatcggtcatatcgccTTTCCCGGTATCCACCGCCGACAacttgctcattccttcctctgagaacaaaagaaatccaaagttagaaaaatgaATAAGACCAAGGCAGAGcggcacataaattggcatacaacctcgagtcatggaatatcctaagcctacggccgctagaaaagcctcgttccgaaactggctaatgtgcggcaaccactcgaccggcacatggaaactcttatccactgttaagtggtaagtgttggccctgaacaggaccattatctgatcccactcttcggcagtaaggggtggaaggggctcgtcacgatccatgaagttggcgttacagttccaacggctcatttgctcatacatctcctggtcgtccgtgtaaaacacgacccacctcttcctccacatatgccacttgctgagcttgccgaccactgtctggtaggtaccacggctgctcagattaaaccaccctttggcggcactgggggaacgagagagggagaccagatgcagaaaggcattgaaggacggctccacgtcgttcagcgcacatttggcaatgtagccaaagatatccgcccatgagttgggggtcagctgggccaccccaatattaaaaccatctaacacctccacaacgaaggggtgtggagggaatctcatgccgagtttgattgacgcggcatacacagggaattctccctcggcaagcaggctgacggtcgagtccagaccggccggcacgcgcatttggtacccttcccccacgcagaggtcatccctcatcttggctccgtgcctgtctagccaccgcatccagcccacgtctgggtgaatttctgacggaagcaattgggcctcctcccgtcctctgggcctaataagctggggagcagcttcttgctcctcggcggccgatgacaatggagcgacgcttggctcccccactgcctggctcgctgtaccctccgacgagcttgccgcctgctcccccgcctcgacgtactcgtcgatctcttgaaagaattcggcaaattcttcgtcgactgccgaggcggtggaagaatatctctccctaggaggtgtcgatgctccttcccgcaagcgcaggcgcgtaggatctgccgtttgcttggttctagccatgccttctgcatagtgaacgaagcacggcttaggggtgaccaacaatgaagaaaaagacgcgattggacgtccgccccgacaaaagatgaacggcggaaaaatcttaaatgaaacctttaaacccttacctagtactaagaggtcggccgctaacaaagagaaaaatgacgagaggataacaaaaacaagaatggcgaaaactaaccttgaaagatctgcgaagtacttggtgaagaacaggatgagtatcgcgaagaacgggatgaatttcgcgaagaacaggatgagtttgacgaggaaaaggatgagtctcgtggtggccggaaatcgcctgatggtggtaggaacacgccggaaatcgcctatgaaagctctgtgaaaacgaaatgtaaaaaaatgaaatttacccccccctctatatatagggaggggcaaaatagagaaaggtgacacgtgtcaccccctcaacacctgacccaaagatgaagatgcaaatcaaagatcaagaagcgatacccggaaagtgtttccagaaatgcccttcttgaggggcaaatgttgtgggcaaaattaccatgccttcgtgcaccaatgaagatgtgacacctggcacgtattgcgccccctaagcagaaatcatgcaaagtctactccggggcatgagtattaatctaggtatctacaatgtatgtatttaagtatgtataaatgtacgtataaaacctatacctggaaaagggcttaattagtatgtatcccaagtgaattactaagcacaataggcccaaatagcccactattgctacaagggatcagagaattgtaaggagaaaggacacgtgtccttttcccattccccagccaatcatgtaaggggaatattaggtcattcccacaaaaacctagtactataaatattcccacttccctagaaaaaggggtcacaatcaatacattctagagcaattgctgctctgccttctctctactttctctctctataaaaatacaatcttgtttaatctttaaaagttaccaagaaacctccaaggtatctcaccggaaaaaccccacaacagaaCATAAGCTATAATCATCTGTTtacttgatcagttgaactctggcATCGAAAAATAACCCtaaacataataaggatgactagtTTCACCTTATGTTAATGAGTATACATCAAGTGAAACAATTTAGAATTAGGAAATACatggacaagtgggagattgaagaaaATATGTCCTTGCTTcaaatatgcatttaatgtttttaTGCGAAGTCTAGTAAATgcggttcagattaattaatgAGTTAATTAtatagtgagatcaagtgatcggaatgcCTAGTTGTAGGCCGCTTTAGATCAAAtggaattaatataattaattacacAACTTACACTTAATTGTATTCATGGGGTCGCACAAGTAGTATGTGAACGGATCAAACATTTAGACGAACAAAATAATATTCGGTAAAAAGTCTAGAAGTCGTATGTATTCgaaaatgatggatgttggGCTCAGTGGGCCAACcgaaaaaaaacgaaaatattacctgaaacggaaatattgctgaaaatggaatattaccggaaacaaaAACATTTTCTGAATCAGATATAATATTGCAATGAAAATAGAATCGGAAACACGAATCTCGAACCATGAGCAGGAAGCACAGGACATAGGCCGCATGCACGCGTCCATGGTCGAAGCAATGCTGCAACAAGTGCATGGTGTCACGGATGGCCTCCCACAACATCTCATGTGGCAGCATGCAAGGCAACAAGCATCGCAAGGCAACGCGGTGCACCGCCAAGGGTGGCGGCAAGGTCGTTGGGCACCATCGGGCAACGCGATGGTCCATCGGATAATGGGTCGTTTGGGGGACCAAACGATATCCAAA contains these protein-coding regions:
- the LOC130467657 gene encoding uncharacterized protein; protein product: MGVDKPSLVVDLVSKSRSGGHPDELEDPLSGIPADVRSQIPAEVARRARSSGAKDKGKDAAAAEDENVPATPHYSSKDRVAICRKVFKAVPAEYVASLPGRKTDAQFGAIQATLLDLFCRMEFCKSWKTRTAEELKAQVAESTHHGDYAFKSIEEVRLQMQTTIDLQAKEVAALRSDKAELLKKILAQDKDMVAMVEEAKTAAAEIRALQDQLREYPQVKEAAEEAEHLLRLQVCHLLRAVESPIDLVPRMTHISRAPYRMTTPEMSELKT